Proteins co-encoded in one Stomoxys calcitrans chromosome 5, idStoCalc2.1, whole genome shotgun sequence genomic window:
- the LOC106091322 gene encoding protein Cep89 homolog isoform X1 yields the protein MTTNTTRRNVIITDLDQSDNQQTPMEESHRKVVHKKRSKEKHLQTLSGNFSRRSQSAECKTEDRLAAGGGGDRATKNAKQSNYFHDLLQSKDKQMEKLLQRLATVHKFNEQFADENQRLISEAKALEQRISELQLQIANCEKCHRLEGELRRTEEDNHLLTADVNMMKTLVYRLNVQIERYQDILRLKPTPEETSRTATASGPSKSSISQWQEEPIRSHTLAPLLQSYDEMIRDKEDLIQQYTQEFEHFTGELKSVLEENNRLQQQVDTLKRDGGNWREEKARIQAQLEICRQKADAQTRKTDLAKEKLVEVMHCYEQKIQTLVLDMEHLQNAYTRCKAELVSLKSIAALPQDTIASSLKECKDLLEQLRQQHSKEKNSLERTIGELTERHTSVDGKVERLKHENFKLKTELEKHSSQCEELRKRNACLQRSTEKVKRSRDRIRARLRIALQWTQKLEENQANLQSTWDAIKRLETIVKHKESQVRGLHARHLQEIDKMEKKLAQKEETIKTILRDRLNVNSGQQ from the exons ATGACTACAAATACCACAAGGCGCAACGTTATAattaccgatctggaccaatcggATAATCAACAAACGCCTATGGAGGAAAGTCATCGAAAAGTGGTGCACAAAAAACGTTCGAAGGAAAAACATTTACAAACGCTTTCGGGAAATTTTAGTAGACGCTCTCAAAGCGCAGAATGCAAAACAGAGGACAGGTTGGCAGCAGGAGGTGGTGGTGACAGGGCGACTAAAAATGCGAAGCAGTCCAACTATTTTCATGATTTG CTTCAATCCAAAGACAAGCAAATGGAAAAGTTGCTTCAACGCCTTGCAACAGTCCACAAATTCAATGAACAATTTGCAGATGAAAATCAACGACTGATCTCTGAGGCAAAAGCATTGGAGCAGCGCATATCCGAATTGCAACTACAAATAGCcaattgtgaaaaatgtcatCGTTTGGAAGGCGAACTGAGGAGAACTGAAGAGGATAATCACCTTCTTACAGCAGATGTTAACATGATGAAAACCTTGGTCTATCGCCTGAACGTACAAATCGAAAGATATCAAGATATTCTAAGACTTAAGCCAACTCCCGAAGAGACATCTAGGACTGCAACCGCTTCCGGCCCATCGAAGTCTTCCATATCGCAATGGCAAGAAGAGCCAATACGAAGCCATACCCTGGCACCACTTCTACAGTCGTACGACGAGATGATACGCGACAAAGAAGATCTAATACAGCAGTATACTCAAGAATTTGAACATTTTACTGGCGAATTGAAGAGTGTTCTTGAGGAGAATAACCGTTTGCAGCAACAGGTGGACACACTCAAACGAGATGGTGGAAATTGGCGAGAAGAAAAAGCACGAATTCAAGCCCAACTAGAGATTTGTCGTCAAAAAGCCGATGCCCAGACTCGGAAAACCGATTTGGCGAAAGAGAAGCTAGTGGAAGTCATGCACTGCTATGAACAGAAAATACAAACATTGGTCTTGGACATGGAACATTTGCAAAATGCCTACACCAGGTGCAAAGCCGAGCTGGTGTCATTAAAAAGCATTGCTGCATTGCCCCAAGATACGATTGCTTCGTCGCTCAAGGAATGCAAGGATTTACTGGAACAATTGCGTCAGCAACatagcaaagaaaaaaattccctAGAGCGCACTATTGGGGAACTAACTGAACGGCATACTAGTGTGGATGGCAAAGTAGAGAGGCTAAAGCATGAGAATTTCAAGTTAAAGACTGAATTAGAAAAACACAGCAGCCAGTGTGAAGAATTGCGTAAACGCAATGCCTGCCTACAGCGTTCTACGGAGAAGGTGAAAAGGTCCCGCGATCGTATAAGAGCCCGCCTACGAATAGCTCTACAATGGACCCAAAAACTCGAAGAAAATCAAGCAAATCTTCAAAGCACATGGGATGCTATCAAGCGATTAGAAACAATCGTCAAGCATAAGGAGTCGCAAGTGCGCGGTTTACATGCCAGACATTTGCAGGAAATCGACAAGATGGAAAAAAAGTTGGCTCAAAAAGAAGAAacgataaaaacaattttacgaGACAGACTGAATGTAAATTCTGGACAACAATGA
- the LOC106091322 gene encoding protein Cep89 homolog isoform X2, protein MDRNQRLNIVLEVTRKRCFFQETRRLLQSKDKQMEKLLQRLATVHKFNEQFADENQRLISEAKALEQRISELQLQIANCEKCHRLEGELRRTEEDNHLLTADVNMMKTLVYRLNVQIERYQDILRLKPTPEETSRTATASGPSKSSISQWQEEPIRSHTLAPLLQSYDEMIRDKEDLIQQYTQEFEHFTGELKSVLEENNRLQQQVDTLKRDGGNWREEKARIQAQLEICRQKADAQTRKTDLAKEKLVEVMHCYEQKIQTLVLDMEHLQNAYTRCKAELVSLKSIAALPQDTIASSLKECKDLLEQLRQQHSKEKNSLERTIGELTERHTSVDGKVERLKHENFKLKTELEKHSSQCEELRKRNACLQRSTEKVKRSRDRIRARLRIALQWTQKLEENQANLQSTWDAIKRLETIVKHKESQVRGLHARHLQEIDKMEKKLAQKEETIKTILRDRLNVNSGQQ, encoded by the exons ATGGATCGCAATCAACGCCTCAATATAGTACTTGAAGTTACTAGAAAGAGATGCTTTTTCCAAGAAACACGTCGACTG CTTCAATCCAAAGACAAGCAAATGGAAAAGTTGCTTCAACGCCTTGCAACAGTCCACAAATTCAATGAACAATTTGCAGATGAAAATCAACGACTGATCTCTGAGGCAAAAGCATTGGAGCAGCGCATATCCGAATTGCAACTACAAATAGCcaattgtgaaaaatgtcatCGTTTGGAAGGCGAACTGAGGAGAACTGAAGAGGATAATCACCTTCTTACAGCAGATGTTAACATGATGAAAACCTTGGTCTATCGCCTGAACGTACAAATCGAAAGATATCAAGATATTCTAAGACTTAAGCCAACTCCCGAAGAGACATCTAGGACTGCAACCGCTTCCGGCCCATCGAAGTCTTCCATATCGCAATGGCAAGAAGAGCCAATACGAAGCCATACCCTGGCACCACTTCTACAGTCGTACGACGAGATGATACGCGACAAAGAAGATCTAATACAGCAGTATACTCAAGAATTTGAACATTTTACTGGCGAATTGAAGAGTGTTCTTGAGGAGAATAACCGTTTGCAGCAACAGGTGGACACACTCAAACGAGATGGTGGAAATTGGCGAGAAGAAAAAGCACGAATTCAAGCCCAACTAGAGATTTGTCGTCAAAAAGCCGATGCCCAGACTCGGAAAACCGATTTGGCGAAAGAGAAGCTAGTGGAAGTCATGCACTGCTATGAACAGAAAATACAAACATTGGTCTTGGACATGGAACATTTGCAAAATGCCTACACCAGGTGCAAAGCCGAGCTGGTGTCATTAAAAAGCATTGCTGCATTGCCCCAAGATACGATTGCTTCGTCGCTCAAGGAATGCAAGGATTTACTGGAACAATTGCGTCAGCAACatagcaaagaaaaaaattccctAGAGCGCACTATTGGGGAACTAACTGAACGGCATACTAGTGTGGATGGCAAAGTAGAGAGGCTAAAGCATGAGAATTTCAAGTTAAAGACTGAATTAGAAAAACACAGCAGCCAGTGTGAAGAATTGCGTAAACGCAATGCCTGCCTACAGCGTTCTACGGAGAAGGTGAAAAGGTCCCGCGATCGTATAAGAGCCCGCCTACGAATAGCTCTACAATGGACCCAAAAACTCGAAGAAAATCAAGCAAATCTTCAAAGCACATGGGATGCTATCAAGCGATTAGAAACAATCGTCAAGCATAAGGAGTCGCAAGTGCGCGGTTTACATGCCAGACATTTGCAGGAAATCGACAAGATGGAAAAAAAGTTGGCTCAAAAAGAAGAAacgataaaaacaattttacgaGACAGACTGAATGTAAATTCTGGACAACAATGA
- the LOC106091320 gene encoding mannose-1-phosphate guanyltransferase alpha: MIKAVILIGGPQKGTRFRPLSLDTPKPLFPVAGRPIIQHHIEACLHLPELKEILIVGYYPQTQMENFVADMQNLYSINIRYLQEFTSLGTAGGMYHFRDQIRAGNPKAFFVLNGDVCADFPLQELYNFHRQRPESALVTIMSTEATRQQAVHYGCLVFDRDTGAVSHYVEKPSSYVSTFINCGVYVCSMDIFGKLAEVFHSKVQEYNGQHYVGNGAGNGNGKDQGHIQWEQEVLTPLAGTDKLYAMPVPNWWSQLKTAGSAIYANRHYLELYKKTHPERLANAGIKRSEGDGNLICTIHSDVHIHPSATVHHSAVLGPNVSIGPGVTIGPGVRIRESIILENAVIKDHTLILHSIVGRGSTIGQWSRVEGTPSDPDPNKPFAKMENPPLFNKEGKLNPSITILGCFVQVPSEKILLNSIVLPHKELGRSFKNEIIL, encoded by the exons ATGATCAAGGCTGTAATTCTAATTGGTGGGCCGCAGAAAG GAACCCGTTTCCGACCCCTATCGTTGGATACGCCAAAGCCTCTATTTCCAGTAGCTGGACGTCCGATTATACAGCATCACATTGAGGCTTGTCTACATTTGCCAGAGCTAAAGGAGATTCTTATCGTTGGCTATTACCCGCAGACGCAAATGGAAAACTTTGTGGCTGATATGCAAAACTTGTACAGCATTAATATACGCTACTTGCAGGAATTTACATCCTTGGGCACTGCTGGAGGAATGTATCATTTTCGCGATCAGATTAGAGCCGGAAACCCAAAGGCTTTTTTTGTGCTGAATGGTGACGTATGTGCGGATTTTCCGCTTCAAGAGCTGTACAATTTTCACAGGCAACGACCGGAATCGGCGTTAGTAACCATTATGAGCACCGAAGCTACACGTCAACAAGCCGTCCATTATGGCTGTCTGGTGTTTGATCGGGATACTGGGGCAGTATCGCATTATGTAGAGAAACCGAGTTCATATGTCTCAACATTTATCAATTGCGGTGTATATGTGTGTTCTATGGATATTTTTGGTAAACTGGCAGAAGTCTTCCACTCGAAAGTTCAAGAATACAATGGCCAACACTATGTTGGAAACGGCGCCGGCAATGGTAATGGCAAAGATCAAGGTCACATCCAATGGGAACAGGAAGTATTGACCCCTCTAGCTGGAACGGATAAGTTGTATGCAATGCCAGTACCAAATTGGTGGTctcaattgaaaacagctggTTCGGCGATATATGCAAACCGTCATTATTTAG AGTTGTACAAGAAAACGCATCCTGAGCGTTTGGCTAATGCTGGCATAAAACGTAGCGAAGGAGACGGAAATCTTATATGTACCATTCATTCCGATGTACATATTCATCCCAGTGCGACTGTTCATCATAGTGCAGTG TTGGGGCCAAATGTTTCAATTGGACCTGGTGTTACTATAGGACCAGGTGTAAGAATACGTGAATCGATCATTTTAGAAAATGCCGTAATCAAAGACCACACTTTGATTTTACATTCAATTG TTGGACGTGGCTCTACTATTGGTCAATGGTCTCGCGTAGAAGGCACTCCTAGTGATCCTGACCCAAACAAACCttttgcaaaaatggaaaatccACCTCTGTTCAATAAGGAAGGAAAGCTTAACCCTTCCATAACTATTTTGG
- the LOC106091321 gene encoding importin-11: MDMPQATPVSAEVMVCQALRAATNGNHEIVRKAEAQLLEWETQPGFFPTLTRISLAVVGGLDPSIVQQLDVNVRWMAVVYLKNGINKYWRKGARQELSPEEKQQIRDLLLMQFANEPIPQVSLQIAVLMARIARIDCPHDWPQLVPELLKRLQTFSTNARCESLESGEQQRVLLTLHHVIKALASRRLWAEKRVFEELTNNIYDFIYQLWDTYCTLFFHQLKEAQQLAKPTLEISVLCTRILRKLTIYGYMKIQSTPGCLRFVEKLFERLKQCLIVRYELRQLNADEQLVGLLEKLILKQMKTLLEFTESHAVAFKNFVPMALQFTFDHVFHVSAYLIFTDNVINFRQFAIHCINLMKGLMSPFYWQKIDNYLDNDNSQDLEIRSSLETFFTEERLSYMCEKIITHYFILTQIELDLWLEDPEEFAQDDSGGDTWKYALRPCIETLFMVCVTNYTDQMSAEVVKYVQKAQQIQLTANSDLKDILLKDAIYNAAGQASLHLFNELDFDAWFSGQLLNELKIDSINFRILKRRIICLLGEWAGVNFSRDLRPLAYEACLHLLRPAEDMSIRLASSSTLSILISDFDFAPEAFLPYLEPSFNALFVLLREAKECDTKMKVLAIMSSLVEKMSDNIEPYADSLISYLPLLWKESEDYSMLRCAIICTLQQVVKAIRDIPEKMLPFLYSVIALSTDLQEPSHIYLIEEGLSLWVAVVENSTSMSAPLIDLCRNILPIIEMSSENLRTVLVLIQAYILLDANAYLERYGRPFVDFCNRMFDDIRPEGIILMVKVLEICLKTDTTNGLELVRPVLPYIFKQVYANKDFPMLMGMYLTMVARVLLISQQVFMEVIQELQQPNALETILDVWITKMPLVTELEKIKLFSLAFLSIFSNNPILLDRFPAIMQNISDALFEVMREDDDGQNQHSDDPNAAIENKPIKYCDSLVFADEYDLDTSSYCTMDDFDYKTYHYDRCRQLSLKDPVHKIALPQYIEWQLGNLRTQLGDDAYQQLMRSLYPAVLERFAQFVNLQITFPTN, translated from the exons ATGGATATGCCGCAAGCAACGCCTGTTTCGGCCGAAGTGATGGTGTGTCAGGCATTACGAGCAGCCACAAATGGTAATCATGAGATCGTTCGCAAGGCTgaggcacagctattggaatgggagacacaaccGGGGTTTTTTCCCACATTGACACGAATAAGTCTTGCGGTAGTTGGAGGGTTGGACCCGAGCATTGTGCAGCAGCTGGATGTTAATGTCCGATGGATGGCTGTGGTTTACTTGAAGAATGGTATTAACAAGTATTGGCGTAAGGGGGCGAGGCAAGAATTGTCGCCGGAGGAGAAACAGCAAATTCGTGATTTGCTGCTAATGCAGTTTGCTAATGAGCCAATTCCTCAGGTCTCGCTTCAAATTGCCGTTCTCATGGCCCGCATAGCACGCATAGATTGCCCCCACGATTGGCCCCAATTGGTGCCGGAACTATTGAAGCGCCTTCAGACGTTTTCCACAAACGCTCGCTGTGAATCGCTAGAGAGTGGCGAACAACAAAGAGTGCTTCTCACCCTCCATCACGTAATTAAGGCTTTAGCATCTCGAAGGCTATGGGCTGAAAAGCGTGTCTTTGAAGAACTAACAAATAATATCTACGATTTTATATACCAACTTTGGGACACCTACTGTACTCTGTTCTTCCATCAGCTAAAAGAAGCTCAGCAACTGGCGAAACCTACTTTGGAGATATCGGTACTGTGTACGAGAATTCTAAGAAAGCTCACCATTTATGgctacatgaaaatacaaagcaCTCCTGGTTGTCTTCGCTTCGTGGAAAAACTCTTCGAGAGACTTAAGCAATGTTTGATTGTACGTTATGAGCTGCGCCAACTGAATGCTGATGAACAGCTTGTCGGGTTGTTGGAAAAACTGATACTGAAACAAATGAAAACTTTACTGGAATTCACAGAAAGCCATGCTGTTGCGTTCAAGAATTTCGTGCCAATGGCTCTACAGTTCACATTTGACCATGTCTTCCATGTCAGTGCATACCTGATATTTACGGATAATGTCATTAATTTCCGCCAATTTGCCATCCATTGCATAAATTTAATGAAGGGCCTTATGTCACCTTTCTATTGGCAAAAAATTGACAACTACTTGGACAATGACAACAGCCAGGACTTGGAGATTCGCTCGTCGCTGGAGACGTTTTTCACCGAGGAGCGCCTAAGCTATATGTGCGAAAAAATCATTACCCACTATTTCATTCTTACTCAAATTGAATTAGACTTGTGGCTGGAGGACCCAGAGGAGTTTGCCCAAGACGACAGTGGCGGTGATACGTGGAAATATGCCTTGAGGCCTTGTATTGAGACGCTATTTATGGTGTGCGTCACCAATTACACAGACCAAATGTCGGCGGAGGTTGTTAAATACGTACAGAAGGCCCAGCAGATTCAGCTTACAGCCAATTCGGATCTTAAAGACATTCTACTCAAAGATGCTATTTACAATGCCGCTGGTCAGGCTTCATTGCATCTGTTCAACGAACTGGACTTCGACGCCTGGTTTAGTGGACAACTGTTGAACGAGTTAAAAATTGATTCTATAAATTTCCGCATATTAAAACGACGAATTATTTGCTTGCTCGGCGAATGGGCAGGAGTAAATTTTTCACGTGATCTAAGGCCATTAGCCTATGAGGCTTGTTTACATCTGCTGCGACCCGCCGAAGATATGTCCATTCGTTTAGCTTCTTCCAGCACGCTCTCGATATTGATATCTGATTTCGATTTTGCTCCAGAAGCATTTCTACCGTACTTAGAGCCGTCATTCAATGCGCTCTTCGTATTGCTGCGCGAAGCCAAAGAGTGTGATACAAAAATGAAAGTGCTAGCCATTATGTCATCACTCGTGGAGAAGATGAGCGATAACATAGAGCCATATGCGGACAGTCTAATATCCTATTTGCCGCTACTGTGGAAGGAAAGTGAGGATTATAGCATGTTGCGCTGTGCTATTATTTGTACACTTCAACAAGTGGTCAAAGCGATACGAGACATCCCAGAGAAGATGTTACCATTTCTCTACAGCGTTATAGCTTTAAGTACTGATTTACAG GAACCTTCGCATATTTACCTTATCGAGGAAGGTTTATCCCTTTGGGTTGCAGTTGTGGAGAATTCAACTAGCATGTCGGCGCCACTTATCGATTTATGCCGCAATATTTTGCCAATTATCGAAATGTCATCGGAGAATCTACGCACTGTGCTCGTGCTAATCCAAGCCTATATATTGCTGGATGCCAATGCCTATCTAGAGCGTTATGGACGCCCTTTTGTCGACTTCTGTAATCGCATGTTTGACGACATTCGACctgagggcataattcttatggTCAAAGTTCTCGAAATCTGTCTTAAGACCGATACTACAAATGGACTTGAGTTGGTCAGGCCGGTGCTACCGTATATTTTCAAACAGGTTTACGCCAACAAGGATTTTCCTATGCTCATGGGAATGTATCTAACCATGGTAGCAAGGGTTCTACTCATAAGTCAACAAGTGTTCATGGAAGTCATACAGGAACTACAACAACCGAATGCCTTGGAAACAATTCTAGATGTGTGGATCACTAAAATGCCTTTGGTCACCGAGTTGGAGAAAATCAAATTATTCTCCTTAGCCTTCCTATCGATATTTTCTAATAATCCAATTCTTTTGGATCGTTTTCCCGCCATTATGCAAAACATCAGCGATGCTCTTTTCGAAGTAATGCGCGAAGATGACGACGGTCAGAATCAGCACTCCGATGATCCCAATGCTGCGATCGAAAACAAGCCCATTAAATATTGCGATTCCTTGGTATTTGCCGATGAATATGATCTGGATACAAGTAGCTATTGTACCATGGACGATTTTGACTACAAAACCTATCACTATGACCGATGTCGACAGCTGTCGCTGAAGGATCCAGTACACAAGATTGCATTGCCGCAGTACATCGAATGGCAGTTGGGTAATCTGCGCACTCAATTAGGCGACGATGCCTATCAGCAACTAATGCGCTCTCTTTACCCAGCCGTCTTGGAAAGATTTGCCCAATTTGTTAACTTGCAAATAACTTTCCCCACAAACTAG